A genome region from Ctenopharyngodon idella isolate HZGC_01 chromosome 5, HZGC01, whole genome shotgun sequence includes the following:
- the LOC127513156 gene encoding leukotriene B4 receptor 1-like, producing MLITPQQNNKHHIHAQPFMARLTVKKKKVCHHLHCTIFFIYICMLCKPQTLFTSAIWQVNMEYQNISNDSVFAGPSVGMLTSSTVLGLCCVLGVPGNLAVLIMLAQHLKDGSFTPKLMLSLAVSDLLSLIFLPVWIYALLNGWVFGRGLCKLFSYEVYWSLYSSVLSVTLLSVQRYLQVLYPQRWAKLGRKGQNGLIFGIWASSGALASYALYYRSVEQTKDGLLRCYQDYRNNQGKIIVLLVETLVMFFVPLFSLLCFYLRLHQRISQSASFSSHRLTKLAVRIVVAFFIFSTPCMINNIVFMVVSWESDVSYITGALFFINSCVNPFLYAFSARALRSRSRHSDEPQQIQNETE from the coding sequence ATGCTAATTACaccacaacaaaacaacaaacaccaCATTCATGCACAGCCTTTTATGGCCAGActgacagttaaaaaaaaaaaagtgtgtcatcatttacattgcactatttttttcatatacatTTGCATGCTGTGCAAACCTCAAACTTTATTCACATCAGCAATTTGGCAGGTGAACATGGAGTACCAGAACATTTCAAATGACTCTGTGTTTGCCGGTCCCTCAGTGGGAATGCTAACGTCCAGCACTGTTCTGGGATTGTGCTGTGTTCTGGGCGTACCAGGTAATCTAGCGGTGCTGATCATGCTCGCCCAACATTTAAAGGACGGTAGCTTCACCCCAAAACTGATGCTGAGCCTGGCTGTCTCGGATCTACTGAGTCTGATTTTTCTGCCTGTGTGGATCTATGCCCTTCTGAACGGCTGGGTTTTTGGCAGAGGTCTATGCAAGTTATTTTCCTATGAAGTGTACTGGAGCCTCTACAGTAGTGTGCTTTCTGTCACCTTGTTGAGTGTGCAAAGGTACCTGCAGGTGCTGTATCCACAGCGATGGGCAAAGCTTGGAAGGAAGGGCCAAAATGGGCTGATATTTGGGATATGGGCATCAAGTGGAGCTTTGGCTTCTTACGCTCTTTATTACCGAAGCGTCGAGCAGACGAAGGACGGGCTTCTACGCTGTTATCAGGATTATAGGAATAATCAAGGAAAAATAATTGTCTTACTTGTTGAGACTTTAGTGATGTTTTTTGTGCCTCTCTTCAGCCTGTTGTGCTTCTACCTTCGACTGCACCAACGGATAAGTCAATCAGCTTCCTTCAGCAGCCACAGGCTGACAAAACTGGCCGTCAGAATCGTAGTGGCCTTCTTCATATTCAGCACCCCCTGTATGATCAACaacattgtttttatggtaGTGTCATGGGAATCAGATGTCAGTTACATAACTGGGGCTCTTTTCTTTATCAACAGTTGCGTGAACCCTTTTCTTTACGCCTTTTCTGCTCGAGCACTGCGATCCAGAAGTAGACATTCAGATGAGCCACAACAAATTCAGAATGAAACTGAGTAA
- the LOC127513213 gene encoding atypical chemokine receptor 2-like, translating to MEDQNISNGSLFAGPSVEMLTSSTVLGLCCVLGVPGNLAVLIMLAQHLKEGSFTPKLMLSLAVSDLLSLIFLPVWIYALLNGWVFGRDLCKLFSYEVYWSLYSSVLSVTLLSVQRYLQVLYPQRWAKLGRKGQNGLIFGIWASSGALASYALYYRSVEQKKDGLLRCYQDYRNNQEKIVVLLVETLVMFFVPLFSLLCFYLRLHQRISRSASFSSHRLTKLAVRIVVAFFIFSTPCMINNVVSMVLSWESDASHNVTGALFFINSCVNPFLYAFSARVLRSRSRHSDEPKQIQNETE from the coding sequence ATGGAGGACCAGAACATTTCGAATGGCTCTCTGTTTGCCGGTCCCTCAGTGGAAATGCTAACGTCCAGCACTGTTCTGGGATTGTGCTGTGTTCTGGGCGTACCAGGTAATCTAGCGGTGCTGATCATGCTCGCCCAACATTTAAAGGAAGGCAGCTTCACCCCAAAACTGATGCTGAGCCTGGCTGTCTCGGATCTACTGAGTCTGATTTTTCTGCCTGTGTGGATCTATGCCCTTCTGAACGGCTGGGTTTTTGGCAGAGATCTATGCAAGTTATTTTCCTATGAAGTGTACTGGAGCCTCTACAGTAGTGTGCTTTCTGTCACCTTGTTGAGTGTGCAAAGGTACCTGCAGGTGCTGTATCCACAGCGATGGGCGAAGCTTGGAAGGAAGGGCCAAAATGGGCTGATATTTGGGATATGGGCATCAAGTGGAGCTTTGGCTTCTTACGCTCTTTATTACCGAAGCGTCGAGCAGAAGAAGGACGGGCTTCTACGCTGTTATCAGGATTATAGGAATAATCAAGAAAAAATAGTTGTCTTACTTGTTGAGACTTTAGTGATGTTTTTTGTGCCTCTCTTCAGCCTGTTGTGCTTCTACCTTCGACTGCACCAACGGATAAGTCGATCAGCTTCCTTCAGCAGCCACAGGCTGACAAAACTGGCCGTCAGAATCGTAGTGGCCTTCTTCATATTCAGCACCCCCTGTATGATCAACAACGTTGTTTCAATGGTACTGTCATGGGAATCAGATGCCAGCCACAATGTAACCGGAGCCCTTTTCTTCATCAACAGTTGCGTGAACCCCTTTCTTTACGCCTTCTCTGCTCGAGTGCTGCGATCCAGAAGTAGACATTCAGATGAGCCAAAACAAATTCAGAATGAAACTGAGTAA